A part of Agromyces protaetiae genomic DNA contains:
- a CDS encoding carbohydrate ABC transporter permease yields the protein MTVTATRTLTTQGDAASKSAGSGASGRRRRYTEDQVTLPRVLLRMLAGLIVLVVFMLPYLIMFFGSVKTKAQIRSVDPTYFPTEWHWENYLTMWSTPETPLVQNLVSTIVISVFATLLVLAVSLPAAYYTARFRFPGRLVFLFLVIVTQMLQPAVLTSGLFRQFLALGLMDTWAAMIFINAAFNLSFAVWIMHSFFAGIPKEIDEAAQIDGAGRLTVLFRINLPLVWPGIVTAIVFTFVACWNEFAASLVILSTAGNQPLSVALTKFVGQYETSWQYVFGVSIVAIVPVVVLFMLIEKRLVGGLTAGSVK from the coding sequence ATGACCGTCACCGCCACCCGAACCCTCACCACCCAGGGCGACGCAGCGTCGAAGAGCGCCGGCTCCGGGGCATCCGGACGCCGCAGGCGCTACACCGAAGACCAGGTGACCCTGCCGCGCGTGCTCCTCCGCATGCTCGCCGGGCTCATCGTGCTCGTCGTCTTCATGCTGCCGTATCTCATCATGTTCTTCGGCTCGGTGAAGACGAAGGCGCAGATCCGCTCGGTCGACCCAACCTACTTCCCGACGGAGTGGCACTGGGAGAACTACCTCACGATGTGGTCGACGCCCGAGACGCCGCTCGTGCAGAACCTCGTCTCGACGATCGTCATCTCGGTGTTCGCGACGCTGCTCGTGCTCGCCGTGTCGCTGCCGGCCGCGTACTACACCGCGCGGTTCCGGTTCCCGGGGCGGCTCGTGTTCCTCTTCCTCGTCATCGTGACGCAAATGCTCCAGCCCGCCGTGCTCACGTCGGGCCTCTTCCGCCAGTTCCTCGCGCTCGGCCTCATGGACACGTGGGCCGCGATGATCTTCATCAACGCCGCGTTCAACCTCTCGTTCGCGGTATGGATCATGCACTCGTTCTTCGCGGGCATCCCGAAGGAGATCGACGAGGCCGCCCAGATCGACGGCGCAGGTCGCCTCACGGTGCTCTTCCGCATCAACCTGCCGCTCGTCTGGCCCGGCATCGTGACCGCCATCGTGTTCACGTTCGTCGCGTGCTGGAACGAGTTCGCCGCGTCGCTCGTCATCCTCTCGACGGCGGGCAACCAGCCGCTGTCGGTCGCGCTCACGAAGTTCGTCGGCCAGTACGAGACGAGCTGGCAGTACGTGTTCGGCGTCTCGATCGTCGCGATCGTGCCCGTCGTCGTGCTCTTCATGCTCATCGAGAAGCGCCTCGTCGGCGGGCTCACGGCGGGCAGCGTCAAGTAG
- the glyA gene encoding serine hydroxymethyltransferase, which translates to MAESVFNQPLSVVDPEIAEVLELELGRQRDYLEMIASENFVPVSVLQSQGSVLTNKYAEGYPGRRYYGGCEFVDIAENLAIERAKSLFGAEYANVQPHSGATANAAVLSAIATPGDTILGLELAHGGHLTHGMKLNFSGKLYNAVSYGVDPETFLVDMDVVRDKALEHKPQVIIAGWSAYPRHLDFAAFRAIADEVGAKLWVDMAHFAGLVAAGLHPSPVPYADVVSSTVHKTIGGPRSGFILSRDLELAKKLNSNVFPGQQGGPLMHVIAAKATAFKIAASEEFKDRQVRTLAGARILAERLTADDTRAAGVDVLTGGTDVHLVLADLRNSQIDGQQAEDLLHDALITVNRNSVPFDPRPPMVTSGLRIGTPALATRGFGDAEFTEVADVIAEVLKGGADVPALRARVEALTAAFPLYPGLQQ; encoded by the coding sequence TTGGCCGAATCCGTCTTCAACCAGCCGCTGTCCGTCGTCGATCCCGAGATTGCCGAAGTCCTCGAGCTCGAGCTCGGGCGTCAGCGCGACTATCTCGAGATGATCGCGAGCGAGAACTTCGTCCCCGTCTCGGTGCTGCAGTCGCAGGGCTCGGTGCTCACGAACAAGTACGCCGAGGGCTACCCGGGTCGCCGGTACTACGGCGGCTGCGAGTTCGTCGACATCGCCGAGAACCTCGCGATCGAGCGCGCGAAGTCGCTCTTCGGCGCCGAGTACGCGAACGTCCAGCCGCACTCGGGCGCGACCGCGAACGCGGCCGTCCTGTCGGCGATCGCGACCCCGGGCGACACGATCCTCGGCCTCGAGCTCGCGCACGGCGGCCACCTCACGCACGGCATGAAGCTCAACTTCTCGGGCAAGCTCTACAACGCCGTCTCGTACGGCGTCGACCCCGAGACGTTCCTCGTCGACATGGACGTCGTGCGCGACAAGGCCCTCGAGCACAAGCCGCAGGTCATCATCGCGGGCTGGTCGGCGTACCCCCGCCACCTCGACTTCGCGGCGTTCCGGGCGATCGCCGACGAGGTCGGCGCGAAGCTGTGGGTCGACATGGCGCACTTCGCCGGTCTCGTCGCGGCGGGCCTGCACCCGTCGCCCGTGCCCTACGCCGACGTCGTGTCGTCGACCGTGCACAAGACGATCGGCGGCCCGCGCTCGGGCTTCATCCTCTCGCGCGACCTCGAGCTCGCGAAGAAGCTCAACTCGAACGTTTTCCCGGGCCAGCAGGGCGGCCCGCTCATGCACGTCATCGCGGCGAAGGCCACGGCGTTCAAGATCGCGGCGTCCGAGGAGTTCAAGGACCGCCAGGTCCGCACCCTCGCCGGCGCCCGCATCCTCGCCGAGCGTCTCACGGCCGACGACACCCGCGCAGCCGGTGTCGACGTGCTCACGGGCGGCACCGACGTGCACCTCGTGCTCGCCGACCTCCGCAACTCGCAGATCGACGGCCAGCAGGCCGAAGACCTCCTCCACGACGCGCTCATCACGGTCAACCGCAACTCGGTGCCGTTCGACCCGCGTCCGCCGATGGTCACGTCGGGCCTGCGGATCGGCACGCCCGCGCTCGCGACGCGCGGCTTCGGAGACGCCGAGTTCACCGAGGTCGCGGACGTCATCGCCGAGGTGTTGAAGGGCGGGGCGGATGTCCCGGCCCTCCGTGCCCGCGTCGAAGCCCTCACGGCGGCGTTCCCGCTGTACCCGGGCCTGCAGCAGTAA
- a CDS encoding acylneuraminate cytidylyltransferase, translated as MTSVEPEVRGVAVAIIPARGGSKGLPGKNVMRIGGVPLVGRAVAAAKAAATVGAVVVTTDDDEIARVARAAGAHVVERPAELAGDEASSESALLHALDALRAEGAPEASVVLFIQATSPFIDPSDLDRAVAQVATGAADSVFSAVPSHAFLWRATAGSDEHGFGASAAGVNHDASTRPRRQDRVPEFRETGAFYAMRTAGFRTAGHRFFGRVAMQPVPELHGIEIDTAADLVVAQALANLVDAPAHTIDVDAVVTDFDGVHTDDTAIVGEAGVEFVRVSRADGHGVARLRGAGIPVLILSAEQHPVVSARAAKLGVEVLQGVGDKGAALAEWAAARGIPLDRVAYLGNDLGDLPALALVGWPVAVADAIPEVRRVARVVLDRRGGAGAVRELADAVLAAREGMREGARASAARDAAPGRHPSTPTAEGA; from the coding sequence ATGACGAGTGTCGAGCCGGAGGTGCGAGGGGTCGCCGTGGCGATCATCCCCGCCCGTGGAGGGTCGAAGGGGCTGCCCGGCAAGAACGTCATGCGCATCGGCGGGGTGCCGCTCGTGGGGAGAGCGGTCGCGGCGGCGAAAGCCGCCGCCACCGTCGGTGCGGTCGTCGTCACGACCGACGACGACGAGATCGCGCGGGTCGCCCGCGCAGCGGGCGCGCACGTGGTCGAGCGGCCCGCGGAACTCGCGGGCGACGAGGCGTCGAGCGAGTCGGCGCTGCTGCACGCACTCGACGCACTTCGCGCAGAGGGTGCGCCCGAGGCATCCGTCGTGCTCTTCATCCAGGCGACGTCGCCGTTCATCGACCCGTCCGACCTCGACCGCGCGGTCGCGCAAGTCGCGACAGGCGCCGCCGACAGCGTCTTCTCGGCGGTGCCGAGCCACGCATTCCTGTGGCGGGCGACGGCGGGCAGCGACGAGCACGGGTTCGGCGCCAGCGCCGCAGGCGTCAACCACGACGCCTCGACCCGCCCGCGCCGGCAGGACCGGGTGCCCGAGTTCCGCGAGACGGGCGCGTTCTACGCGATGCGCACGGCGGGCTTCCGCACGGCCGGCCACCGCTTCTTCGGCCGGGTGGCGATGCAGCCCGTGCCCGAACTGCACGGCATCGAGATCGACACGGCCGCGGACCTCGTCGTCGCGCAGGCCCTCGCGAACCTCGTCGACGCGCCCGCGCACACGATCGACGTCGACGCCGTCGTGACCGACTTCGACGGCGTCCACACCGACGACACCGCGATCGTCGGCGAAGCCGGCGTCGAGTTCGTGCGCGTCAGCCGCGCCGACGGGCACGGCGTCGCACGCCTCCGGGGCGCCGGCATCCCTGTGCTCATCCTGTCGGCCGAGCAGCACCCCGTCGTGTCCGCGCGGGCCGCGAAGCTCGGCGTCGAGGTGCTCCAGGGCGTCGGCGACAAGGGCGCCGCGCTCGCCGAATGGGCCGCGGCACGGGGCATCCCGCTCGACCGCGTCGCCTACCTCGGCAACGACCTCGGCGACCTGCCCGCCCTCGCGCTCGTCGGCTGGCCCGTCGCGGTCGCCGACGCGATCCCCGAGGTGCGTCGCGTCGCTCGCGTCGTCCTCGACCGCCGCGGCGGCGCGGGCGCCGTGCGCGAACTCGCCGACGCCGTGC
- a CDS encoding carbohydrate ABC transporter permease, producing the protein MSTSTETSSIIAGAASSGRPRPGGSARDLLRALPWIAPALLLIFGVVVYPAGVMFFNSTRDISLSGLDKGSAGFDNFAEVFAFPYFWPIFFRTIVWVVVVVGVTVLLSLGLAQILDKAFPGRKIVRLAVIIPWAASVVMTTMVVFYGLEPYFGIINTFLVDVGLIDTPEGYGWTRNPGTAFAWSIVVAVFVSLPFTTYTILAGLATVPGDVVEAAKMDGAGPARTYFSVVLPQLRGALSVAVLINIINVFNSLPILKVMTGSIPGYDADTIMTMIFKYIQNQHKIDVASALSVVAFLIVIVIVAAYVKVVKPMQEV; encoded by the coding sequence ATGAGCACCTCGACCGAGACCTCATCGATCATCGCGGGGGCGGCCTCTTCGGGCCGCCCCCGCCCCGGCGGGTCGGCACGCGACCTGCTGCGCGCGCTCCCCTGGATCGCCCCCGCGCTCCTCCTCATCTTCGGCGTCGTGGTCTACCCCGCCGGCGTCATGTTCTTCAACTCCACGCGGGACATCTCGCTCTCGGGCCTCGACAAGGGCTCAGCGGGCTTCGACAACTTCGCCGAGGTGTTCGCGTTCCCCTACTTCTGGCCGATCTTCTTCCGCACGATCGTGTGGGTCGTGGTCGTCGTGGGCGTGACCGTGCTGCTCTCGCTCGGCCTCGCGCAGATCCTCGACAAGGCCTTCCCCGGCCGGAAGATCGTGCGCCTCGCGGTCATCATCCCGTGGGCCGCCTCGGTCGTCATGACGACGATGGTCGTCTTCTACGGCCTCGAGCCGTACTTCGGCATCATCAACACGTTCTTGGTCGACGTCGGCCTCATCGACACCCCCGAGGGCTACGGCTGGACGAGAAACCCCGGCACGGCGTTCGCGTGGTCGATCGTCGTCGCGGTCTTCGTGTCGCTCCCGTTCACGACGTACACGATCCTCGCGGGCCTCGCGACCGTCCCCGGCGACGTCGTCGAAGCCGCCAAGATGGACGGCGCCGGCCCCGCCCGCACCTACTTCTCGGTCGTGTTGCCCCAGCTCCGCGGGGCGCTCAGCGTGGCCGTCCTCATCAACATCATCAACGTGTTCAACTCGCTGCCGATCCTGAAGGTCATGACCGGATCGATCCCCGGCTACGACGCCGACACGATCATGACGATGATCTTCAAATACATCCAGAACCAGCACAAGATCGACGTCGCGAGCGCGCTCTCGGTCGTCGCGTTCCTCATCGTCATCGTGATCGTCGCGGCGTACGTGAAGGTCGTCAAGCCCATGCAGGAGGTCTGA
- a CDS encoding bifunctional methylenetetrahydrofolate dehydrogenase/methenyltetrahydrofolate cyclohydrolase, which yields MTAVKLDGVATASAVKSELASRIEGLRAQGVVPGLGTLLVGDDPGSRSYVAGKHRDCAEVGIESIRIDLPATASQADVLAAIADLNAAPEVTGYIVQLPLPKGLDEHAALEAIDPSKDADGLHPTNLGRLVLGIEGELQSPLPCTPAGIVEMLQRYDVPIRGKHVTVIGRGLTVGRPLGLLFTRKGLDATVTLTHSRTVDLAAEVRRADIVVAAVGVPHLVKADWVKPGAAVLDVGITRVDDEATGRGKLTGDVDPGVAEVAGFLSPNPGGVGPMTRAMLLANVVKAAELQLR from the coding sequence ATGACCGCAGTGAAGCTCGACGGCGTCGCCACGGCGTCGGCCGTCAAGTCCGAACTCGCCTCCCGCATCGAGGGCCTGCGCGCGCAGGGCGTCGTGCCGGGCCTCGGCACGCTCCTCGTCGGCGACGACCCGGGCTCGCGCTCGTACGTCGCGGGCAAGCACCGCGACTGCGCCGAGGTCGGCATCGAGTCGATCCGCATCGACCTGCCCGCGACCGCGTCGCAGGCCGATGTGCTGGCGGCGATCGCCGATCTGAACGCGGCGCCCGAAGTGACCGGCTACATCGTGCAGCTGCCGCTGCCGAAGGGCCTCGACGAGCACGCCGCGCTCGAGGCCATCGACCCGTCGAAAGACGCCGACGGCCTCCACCCGACGAACCTCGGCCGGCTCGTCCTCGGCATCGAGGGCGAACTGCAGTCGCCGCTGCCGTGCACGCCCGCGGGCATCGTCGAGATGCTGCAGCGCTACGACGTGCCGATCCGGGGCAAGCACGTGACCGTCATCGGCCGCGGCCTCACCGTGGGCCGCCCGCTCGGGTTGCTGTTCACGCGCAAGGGGCTCGACGCGACCGTGACGCTCACGCACTCGCGCACGGTCGACCTCGCCGCCGAAGTCCGCCGCGCCGACATCGTCGTCGCCGCCGTCGGCGTACCGCACCTCGTGAAGGCCGACTGGGTGAAGCCCGGCGCGGCCGTGCTCGACGTCGGCATCACGCGCGTCGACGACGAGGCGACCGGTCGCGGGAAGCTGACGGGCGATGTCGACCCCGGAGTCGCCGAGGTCGCGGGCTTCCTGTCGCCGAACCCCGGCGGCGTCGGCCCCATGACGCGCGCCATGCTGCTCGCGAACGTCGTCAAGGCGGCGGAGCTGCAGCTGCGCTGA
- a CDS encoding FAD-binding oxidoreductase: MTSFTPAAGHARPVRTARPAARDRLVATPVVAGVRSVAVGLAAPVATAAAAAGAVAVGGGAAFDVAAGVSPTSAGVVGAGAAPAVALGLFGVGIAVALVVGTRSSDRSGRRRGTALGLGFIAAAVLVSSLVGFVAVGGLLAGVGVVAVAMAAPAWLRDIRMPRSAVSALSLVSVAAGAAAGVFAPWPSVVVLVLAAALFAVVAPETVPGPQTPTWGFPAKPDLRGRGASVAVIALVAVVAPFAFLPLAPAAVGAGVVAVGVAFAVVAVAVQAGAEVSRRRAAAGAATSARVVLARPGTRAHKAATRAFDPTEKLRPARAVVATTADEVAAAVREADALGIGVRMHTTGHASASSSDMSQELLVKVRLDGGVTVDVERKLVRIPAGTQWRDVVAAAAPHGLAVPHGSSGHVGVVGYISRGGLSAYGRTTGVAANHLESVELVTADGQVVTASREVEPDLFYAVRGGGGGFGVITAVTVRAFDPGRSSRAPRCGRCPTRARSPRRGPNGRRTPRATSRRRSAS; encoded by the coding sequence ATGACCAGCTTCACCCCGGCCGCCGGACACGCCCGGCCCGTCCGAACCGCCCGCCCCGCTGCGCGCGACCGACTCGTCGCGACCCCGGTCGTCGCGGGCGTCCGCTCGGTCGCCGTCGGACTCGCCGCTCCCGTCGCGACCGCGGCCGCCGCAGCCGGCGCCGTCGCCGTCGGCGGCGGAGCCGCCTTCGACGTCGCCGCAGGCGTCTCGCCGACCTCGGCCGGCGTGGTCGGCGCAGGAGCCGCACCCGCCGTCGCGCTCGGCCTCTTCGGGGTCGGCATCGCAGTCGCGCTCGTCGTGGGCACACGCTCCTCCGACCGCAGCGGACGCCGCCGCGGCACCGCGCTCGGCCTCGGGTTCATCGCCGCAGCAGTGCTCGTCTCGAGCCTCGTCGGATTCGTCGCCGTCGGCGGACTCCTCGCGGGCGTCGGCGTCGTCGCGGTGGCCATGGCGGCGCCGGCGTGGCTTCGAGACATCCGGATGCCCCGTTCCGCCGTGTCGGCACTGTCGCTCGTCTCCGTGGCGGCGGGCGCCGCCGCGGGCGTCTTCGCACCGTGGCCTTCGGTCGTCGTGCTCGTGCTCGCGGCCGCGCTGTTCGCGGTCGTCGCCCCCGAGACCGTCCCGGGGCCGCAGACGCCGACATGGGGGTTCCCCGCGAAGCCCGACCTGCGCGGTCGCGGCGCGTCGGTCGCAGTCATCGCCCTCGTCGCGGTCGTCGCCCCGTTCGCATTCCTGCCGCTCGCGCCCGCCGCGGTCGGCGCCGGTGTCGTCGCCGTCGGCGTCGCGTTCGCCGTGGTCGCCGTGGCGGTGCAGGCAGGTGCCGAGGTGTCGCGTCGTCGAGCGGCCGCGGGCGCGGCCACGTCGGCTCGCGTCGTCCTCGCCCGGCCCGGCACCCGCGCGCACAAAGCCGCCACTCGTGCCTTCGACCCGACCGAGAAGCTCCGCCCCGCCCGCGCCGTCGTCGCGACGACCGCCGACGAGGTCGCCGCGGCGGTCCGCGAGGCGGACGCGCTGGGCATCGGGGTGCGCATGCACACGACGGGGCACGCGTCGGCGAGCTCGTCGGACATGTCGCAGGAACTCCTCGTGAAGGTCCGCCTCGACGGCGGCGTCACGGTCGACGTCGAGCGCAAGCTCGTCCGCATCCCCGCGGGCACGCAGTGGCGCGACGTCGTCGCCGCGGCCGCCCCGCACGGGCTCGCCGTGCCGCACGGCTCGTCGGGCCACGTCGGCGTCGTCGGCTACATCTCGCGCGGCGGACTCTCGGCCTACGGCCGCACGACGGGCGTCGCCGCGAACCATCTCGAGTCGGTCGAGCTCGTGACCGCCGACGGGCAGGTCGTGACCGCGAGTCGCGAGGTCGAGCCCGACCTGTTCTACGCGGTCCGCGGCGGAGGCGGCGGGTTCGGCGTCATCACGGCCGTGACCGTCCGCGCGTTCGACCCGGGGAGGTCGTCACGGGCACCGCGATGTGGGAGATGTCCGACGCGCGCGAGGTCGCCGCGGCGTGGGCCGAATGGACGGCGGACGCCCCGGGCAACATCACGACGTCGCTCCGCGTCATGA
- a CDS encoding beta-N-acetylhexosaminidase: MHRRIRSATTALVAAAVAATLLAGCAARDAENGAPPVPGIIPLPASFELHEDDAPFTITPETRVVTLGEEATADSAVAGVASLLADRLRTATGYDIPVEAGVSEASVRPAESTADITLALRDGGDPASEAYTLAIAENGVQITADAPAGLFWGVQSLRQLLPAAIDGVGVGAGASAPPGGWIAPAITVADAPRFAFRGASLDVARHFFSVDEVERFIDDIAALKFNVLQLHLTDDQGWRIRIDSWPNLTELGGRTSAYGESGGYYSKDDYREIVEYAAARFVTIVPEIDLPGHTNAALNAYPELNCDGVAPEPYQGIEVGFSSLCASPERAEVTNRFLADVLGEVAAMTPGPWIHVGGDESLSTPEADYLDLVNRITAAAAATGKTVIGWHEIGVSKTLPAGTIGGYWGFTKPEGDSAALAKSFVDQGGKVLLMPADAAYMDMVYTDEPQSPTGRGIGADWAKGPTNSQEALRWEPTAILPGVGESDILGVVAPLWTETIRTIGDIEFMFFPRAAGIAEIGWSPSAGAESGSRDFTEYTGRLVQLATHWDAAGVGFYRERDIPWL, from the coding sequence ATGCATCGACGCATTCGAAGCGCCACGACCGCCCTCGTCGCGGCCGCCGTCGCCGCGACCCTGCTCGCGGGATGCGCGGCGCGCGACGCCGAGAACGGAGCCCCGCCTGTGCCCGGGATCATCCCCCTTCCCGCCTCCTTCGAGTTGCACGAGGACGATGCGCCCTTCACGATCACGCCCGAGACCCGTGTCGTGACCCTGGGTGAGGAGGCCACGGCAGACTCCGCGGTCGCGGGCGTCGCATCCCTCCTCGCAGATCGGCTGCGCACCGCCACGGGCTACGACATCCCCGTCGAAGCCGGCGTGTCCGAGGCATCCGTTCGACCGGCCGAGAGCACCGCCGACATCACGCTCGCGCTGCGCGACGGCGGCGACCCCGCGAGCGAGGCGTACACGCTCGCGATCGCCGAGAACGGCGTGCAGATCACGGCGGATGCCCCGGCCGGCCTTTTCTGGGGCGTGCAATCACTTCGGCAACTGCTGCCGGCCGCGATCGACGGGGTCGGCGTCGGGGCGGGCGCGAGCGCACCCCCGGGCGGATGGATCGCCCCGGCGATCACCGTCGCGGACGCTCCGCGATTCGCGTTCCGGGGCGCATCGCTCGACGTCGCCCGTCATTTCTTCTCGGTCGACGAGGTCGAGCGATTCATCGACGACATCGCCGCCCTCAAGTTCAACGTGCTCCAGCTCCACCTCACCGACGATCAGGGCTGGCGTATCCGGATCGACTCGTGGCCGAACCTCACCGAACTCGGCGGCCGGACTTCGGCGTACGGCGAAAGCGGCGGCTACTACTCGAAGGACGACTATCGCGAGATCGTCGAATACGCGGCCGCGCGGTTCGTCACGATCGTGCCCGAGATCGACCTGCCGGGTCACACGAATGCGGCGCTCAACGCCTACCCCGAACTGAACTGCGACGGCGTCGCGCCCGAGCCGTATCAGGGCATCGAGGTCGGCTTCTCGTCGCTGTGCGCGTCGCCCGAGCGGGCCGAGGTCACGAACCGATTCCTCGCAGACGTGCTCGGCGAGGTCGCCGCGATGACCCCGGGCCCCTGGATCCACGTCGGCGGCGACGAATCGCTCTCGACGCCCGAAGCCGACTACCTCGACCTCGTGAACCGCATCACCGCGGCTGCCGCCGCGACCGGAAAGACCGTCATCGGCTGGCACGAGATCGGCGTCTCGAAAACCCTTCCTGCCGGGACGATCGGCGGGTACTGGGGTTTCACGAAGCCCGAGGGCGACTCGGCCGCCCTTGCCAAGTCCTTCGTCGACCAGGGCGGCAAGGTTCTCCTGATGCCCGCCGACGCGGCCTACATGGACATGGTCTACACCGACGAGCCTCAGAGTCCCACCGGCCGCGGCATCGGCGCCGATTGGGCGAAGGGTCCGACGAACTCGCAGGAGGCGCTGCGGTGGGAGCCGACGGCGATCCTGCCGGGCGTCGGCGAGTCCGACATCCTCGGCGTCGTCGCACCGCTCTGGACCGAGACGATCCGGACGATCGGCGACATCGAGTTCATGTTCTTCCCGCGCGCCGCGGGCATCGCCGAGATCGGCTGGTCGCCGTCCGCCGGCGCCGAGTCGGGGTCGCGAGACTTCACCGAGTACACCGGGCGGCTCGTCCAGCTCGCGACGCACTGGGATGCCGCGGGCGTCGGGTTCTACCGCGAGCGCGACATCCCGTGGCTGTAG
- a CDS encoding beta-N-acetylhexosaminidase, which yields MRRRIRTATSALVLTTVLATLLAGCAPGDVANADSVPGIIPLPDSYEPHTGDEPFRLTESTRIVVEGDAGSPAVADVAELLAARLRIATGYEIPVLQGEPETSLRQAQGTADIALALGDGGDPSSEAYALEVGDDGVRITADAPAGLFWGVQSLRQLLPAEIDGAGAAQPDGGWVAPAVSIEDSPRFSYRAASLDVARHFFPVDDVKRYIDEIAALKLNVLQLHLTDDQGWRIRIDSWPKLTEVGGQTSVELNGSRPGFYTKDDYREIVEYAAARFVTIVPEIDLPGHTNAALHAYPELTCDGVDPGSYAGIDVGFSSLCAAPERAEVTDRFLADVLGELAAMTPGPWIHVGGDEAHNTPKADYVDLVNRITSIAAATGKTVVGWHEMGASTSLPDGMIGGYWGFTRPEGDSADLAKSFVDQGGKLLMMPADVAYMDMVYPDRPQNALGHSLGLEWAQGATTIEEAYGWEPTAIVPGVDEDDILGVVAALWTETITSIDDAEFMVFPRAAGIAEIGWSPKPPEPDQTAVPASPPASRPRRAATATCPATSSGSSTSARIGTPQTSTSSGCAEWTGASSASHTAPTRSNPTG from the coding sequence ATGCGACGACGCATCCGCACCGCGACGAGCGCCCTCGTCCTCACGACCGTCCTCGCGACCCTGCTCGCGGGCTGCGCGCCCGGCGACGTCGCGAACGCGGACTCCGTGCCGGGGATCATCCCGCTTCCGGACTCGTACGAACCGCACACCGGTGACGAGCCGTTCAGGCTCACCGAATCGACTCGGATCGTCGTCGAGGGCGACGCCGGGTCGCCCGCGGTCGCAGATGTCGCCGAACTCCTCGCCGCACGGCTCCGCATCGCCACGGGGTACGAGATCCCCGTCTTGCAGGGCGAGCCCGAAACATCCCTTCGACAGGCTCAGGGCACCGCCGACATCGCCCTCGCCCTCGGCGACGGCGGCGACCCTTCGAGCGAGGCGTACGCGCTCGAGGTCGGCGACGACGGCGTGCGGATCACGGCGGATGCCCCGGCCGGGCTCTTCTGGGGCGTGCAATCGCTTCGGCAACTGCTTCCGGCCGAGATCGACGGCGCCGGAGCCGCCCAGCCCGACGGCGGTTGGGTCGCGCCCGCCGTCTCGATCGAGGACTCACCGCGCTTCTCGTATCGCGCCGCCTCGCTCGACGTCGCCCGCCACTTCTTCCCGGTCGACGACGTGAAGCGCTACATCGACGAGATCGCCGCGCTCAAACTCAACGTGCTGCAGCTGCACCTCACCGACGACCAAGGCTGGCGCATCCGGATCGACTCCTGGCCGAAGCTCACCGAGGTCGGCGGGCAGACCTCGGTCGAGCTGAACGGGTCGCGACCCGGGTTCTACACGAAGGACGACTACCGCGAGATCGTCGAGTACGCGGCGGCGCGGTTCGTCACGATCGTGCCCGAGATCGACCTGCCCGGCCACACGAACGCGGCGCTGCACGCCTACCCCGAGCTCACGTGCGACGGGGTCGACCCAGGGTCGTACGCAGGCATTGACGTCGGGTTCTCGTCGCTCTGCGCTGCGCCCGAACGCGCCGAGGTCACCGACCGATTCCTCGCCGACGTGCTCGGCGAACTCGCCGCGATGACCCCCGGGCCGTGGATCCACGTCGGCGGCGACGAAGCGCACAACACCCCGAAGGCCGACTACGTCGACCTCGTGAACCGGATCACCTCGATCGCCGCGGCGACCGGCAAGACCGTCGTCGGCTGGCACGAGATGGGTGCCTCGACGTCGCTGCCCGACGGCATGATCGGCGGCTACTGGGGCTTCACACGGCCCGAGGGCGACTCGGCCGACCTCGCGAAATCGTTCGTCGACCAGGGCGGCAAGCTCCTCATGATGCCCGCCGACGTCGCCTACATGGACATGGTCTACCCCGACCGCCCGCAGAACGCACTCGGCCACAGCCTCGGCCTCGAGTGGGCCCAGGGCGCGACGACGATCGAAGAGGCCTACGGCTGGGAGCCGACCGCGATCGTCCCCGGCGTCGACGAGGACGACATCCTGGGCGTCGTCGCGGCGCTCTGGACCGAGACGATCACCTCGATCGACGACGCCGAGTTCATGGTCTTCCCGCGCGCCGCGGGCATCGCCGAGATCGGCTGGTCGCCCAAGCCCCCGGAGCCGGATCAGACGGCGGTACCGGCGTCGCCGCCGGCCTCAAGGCCGCGTCGGGCGGCGACCGCGACGTGCCCGGCTACCTCGAGCGGCTCGTCAACCTCGGCACGCATTGGGACGCCGCAGACGTCGACTTCTTCCGGGTGCGCGGAGTGGACTGGCGCGAGTAGCGCGTCGCACACCGCACCGACCCGCTCGAACCCGACAGGATAG